A section of the Deltaproteobacteria bacterium genome encodes:
- a CDS encoding methylated-DNA--[protein]-cysteine S-methyltransferase: protein MQSKSATRIHTATAIIHWGEITTPLGPLFAAVSAAGVCAIEFGRRQPVFSTLKKNGANFEKNSAALASVMAQLREYFAGKRSRFDLPIDLSSLTPFQRQVLAVTQKIPAGQTWSYQQVAKNMARPKSSRPVGQALGHNPIPIIIPCHRVVASDGTLGGYSGGSGLKAKRWLLQHEGAL from the coding sequence GTGCAATCAAAGTCTGCTACGCGAATTCACACTGCAACCGCGATTATCCATTGGGGTGAGATCACAACGCCACTGGGGCCGCTGTTCGCCGCCGTCAGCGCCGCCGGGGTTTGCGCGATAGAATTCGGCCGACGCCAACCGGTATTTTCCACGCTCAAAAAGAACGGCGCGAACTTTGAGAAAAATTCCGCCGCGCTGGCTTCAGTGATGGCGCAGCTGCGCGAATACTTCGCCGGCAAACGAAGTCGTTTCGATCTGCCGATCGATCTTTCATCGCTCACACCGTTCCAGCGCCAGGTCTTGGCGGTCACGCAAAAAATTCCCGCGGGACAAACTTGGAGCTACCAACAAGTCGCAAAAAATATGGCGCGGCCGAAATCGAGCCGGCCCGTGGGCCAAGCGTTGGGGCACAATCCGATCCCGATCATCATTCCCTGCCACCGCGTCGTCGCTAGCGACGGCACTCTCGGCGGCTACAGCGGCGGATCGGGACTGAAAGCCAAGCGCTGGTTGTTGCAACACGAAGGCGCGCTTTAG
- a CDS encoding EamA family transporter: MIWTALGAVYIIWGSTYLAIRFAVATMPPFLSAAARFVISGAFLYFWRRAAGDPQPTRIEFRNAVIIGVFLLVGGNGGVVWAAQYIPSSLSALLVATVPLWMLLFDFLRPGGERPSPKAFIGLLIGFCGAALLIGWSTSGATANSLHGALAVVVASFLWAIGSIYGKTSKLPASPLVTTGIEMLAGGIVQIFVAALFGEFADFNFTAITSKSMLALLYLTLIGPIAFVAYAWLLRNAPIPLVATYSYVNPLVAIILGYFLGKEILTTRILLAAGLIIGSVVLVSARKER; encoded by the coding sequence ATGATTTGGACCGCCCTCGGCGCGGTCTATATCATTTGGGGTTCGACCTATCTCGCCATCCGCTTCGCCGTCGCGACTATGCCGCCGTTTTTATCGGCGGCGGCGCGCTTCGTCATTTCTGGCGCATTTCTCTATTTTTGGCGCCGCGCCGCCGGCGATCCGCAACCGACGCGGATCGAATTTCGCAACGCGGTGATCATTGGAGTTTTCTTATTGGTCGGCGGCAACGGCGGCGTGGTCTGGGCCGCGCAATACATTCCATCGAGCTTGTCCGCGTTACTCGTCGCCACCGTGCCGTTGTGGATGCTGCTGTTCGATTTTCTCCGTCCCGGCGGCGAACGGCCGAGCCCGAAAGCCTTCATCGGGCTGCTGATCGGTTTCTGCGGCGCGGCATTGTTGATCGGTTGGAGCACCAGCGGCGCGACGGCCAATAGTTTGCACGGCGCCCTCGCCGTCGTCGTCGCCTCGTTTCTCTGGGCCATCGGTTCGATCTACGGCAAAACATCCAAGCTCCCGGCATCGCCGCTGGTCACCACCGGAATCGAAATGCTCGCCGGCGGCATCGTGCAAATTTTCGTCGCCGCCCTGTTCGGCGAATTCGCCGATTTTAATTTCACCGCGATCACGTCAAAGTCGATGCTCGCACTGCTTTATCTAACACTCATCGGCCCCATCGCCTTCGTCGCCTACGCCTGGCTCCTGCGCAACGCACCGATTCCGCTGGTCGCGACCTATTCCTACGTTAACCCGCTGGTGGCGATAATTCTCGGCTACTTTCTTGGCAAGGAAATTCTTACAACGCGAATCCTGCTGGCAGCTGGATTGATCATTGGTTCCGTGGTGCTGGTCAGCGCGCGCAAGGAACGCTAG